Proteins found in one uncultured Desulfuromonas sp. genomic segment:
- a CDS encoding AEC family transporter, with amino-acid sequence MFFDIVEIVLPVFLVIILGWFLRRIRLIDEAFLFQINRLVYYVCLPLLLFYKIATADFGRNFNASVVFATMACVVVGFAVSYAYAVWRRYPPAKLGTFAQGSFRGNLAYMGLAIVFNAHGDEGLTRASVLMGFLVPLYNLLAVSALLLPHRHAGEGKGWRFWSMQVIENPLILAACAGIVWSYFSWPLPIVIERGLKISTGMTLPLALLSLGGAFSLNRLRGDLVCAGMAMGTKLLWMPLLAYLLLRYLGISGLDLQVGVLLSAAPTAMATFIMAQQMKGDAELAGSIVVMSTAMSSLSYTLILYLLRSYT; translated from the coding sequence ATGTTTTTCGACATTGTTGAGATCGTCTTACCTGTATTTCTGGTGATTATACTCGGCTGGTTTCTCCGCCGTATCCGCTTGATTGATGAAGCGTTTTTGTTCCAGATCAATCGACTGGTCTATTACGTTTGTCTGCCGTTGCTGTTGTTTTACAAAATTGCGACGGCAGATTTTGGCCGTAATTTTAATGCCTCGGTCGTCTTTGCCACCATGGCCTGTGTGGTTGTCGGTTTTGCCGTGTCCTATGCCTATGCGGTCTGGCGTCGCTATCCACCGGCAAAGCTCGGGACCTTTGCTCAGGGGTCTTTTCGCGGCAATCTTGCCTATATGGGGCTGGCCATTGTCTTTAATGCCCACGGTGATGAGGGCTTGACGCGTGCCAGCGTACTGATGGGTTTTCTGGTGCCGCTTTACAATCTGCTGGCGGTCTCAGCGTTGCTGTTGCCGCATCGTCATGCTGGTGAAGGCAAGGGCTGGAGATTCTGGTCAATGCAGGTGATTGAAAATCCGCTGATTCTTGCGGCCTGTGCCGGTATTGTCTGGAGTTATTTTTCCTGGCCGCTGCCGATTGTGATTGAGCGCGGTCTCAAGATTTCCACGGGGATGACCTTACCGCTGGCGTTGCTGTCACTGGGAGGGGCTTTTTCCCTCAACCGTTTGCGTGGTGATCTGGTGTGTGCCGGCATGGCTATGGGCACCAAGTTGTTGTGGATGCCGTTGCTGGCCTATCTGTTGTTGCGCTATCTGGGGATCTCAGGGCTTGATCTGCAGGTTGGAGTGCTCCTGTCGGCAGCGCCAACAGCCATGGCTACCTTTATCATGGCGCAACAGATGAAAGGGGATGCCGAACTGGCCGGATCGATTGTTGTGATGTCCACTGCCATGTCCTCTTTGAGTTATACCCTGATTTTGTATCTGCTGCGCAGCTATACCTGA
- a CDS encoding radical SAM protein: protein MLLIHPPIAKACEPPAGLAILAGVLRAHGLNCQVIDCNLEAQEHLIQAPAVSDDTWTRRAKKHASSNLETIRQPALYHTFSRYQRCVADLNRALNQSSQQAAMTLSNYTDSSFSCVRSDDLLAAVEHPEQSPFHDYFMNRLPQALEENAPQVIGISLNFMSQAVPTFAMIGLLKKIAPQLTIIVGGGLMTSWMRHPNWQNPFSGCIDHCIDGPGESALLRLLGVHLQQNRTAPPDYSVLPMERYWSPSPILPLATSRGCYWNRCTFCPERAEQNPYQPLAVSSVVEQLQHLCSEWQPGLVHLLDNAISPALINALIAQPLPAPWYGFARISEQLADPDYCRALRQSGCVMIKLGVESGENQVLESMDKGVTVELTERVLNSLKQAGIATYVYLLFGTPNENLDAAEATRQFICRNHDAIGFLNLAIFNLPTNSPDAQRLDLRPFYQGDLSLYSDFDHPKGWNRGEVRRFIDKRIKKQPLIAEILRRDPPQFTSNHAAYFCSKQGWSDGR from the coding sequence ATGCTACTCATCCACCCTCCCATCGCCAAAGCCTGTGAGCCGCCGGCGGGTCTCGCTATCCTGGCCGGAGTTCTGCGCGCCCATGGGCTGAACTGTCAGGTGATTGACTGCAATCTTGAAGCACAGGAACATCTCATTCAAGCCCCTGCCGTTAGTGATGACACTTGGACGCGGCGGGCGAAAAAACATGCGTCGAGTAACCTTGAAACCATCCGCCAGCCTGCACTGTATCACACGTTTTCCCGTTATCAACGCTGTGTTGCCGATCTCAATCGCGCCCTTAATCAGAGCAGCCAACAGGCGGCCATGACGTTGAGCAACTATACCGACAGCAGCTTTTCCTGCGTGCGCAGTGACGATCTGCTGGCCGCAGTGGAGCACCCGGAACAGAGTCCTTTCCATGACTATTTTATGAACCGCTTGCCCCAGGCTCTGGAAGAAAACGCACCGCAAGTCATCGGCATTTCTCTCAATTTTATGAGTCAGGCGGTTCCAACCTTTGCCATGATCGGTCTGCTGAAAAAAATCGCTCCACAACTGACCATCATTGTCGGTGGCGGATTGATGACATCCTGGATGCGCCACCCGAACTGGCAAAACCCTTTTTCTGGCTGCATTGATCACTGTATTGATGGCCCTGGCGAATCCGCGTTGCTGAGACTGCTCGGTGTTCATCTCCAGCAAAACCGGACGGCCCCACCGGACTATTCAGTCCTGCCGATGGAGCGCTACTGGTCTCCGTCGCCCATTCTTCCTCTGGCAACATCCCGCGGCTGTTACTGGAACCGCTGCACCTTTTGCCCGGAACGCGCCGAACAAAACCCCTATCAGCCTCTGGCCGTGTCCAGCGTTGTTGAGCAACTCCAGCACTTGTGCAGCGAATGGCAACCGGGACTGGTTCATCTACTGGACAACGCAATTAGCCCGGCGCTGATTAATGCGCTGATTGCCCAGCCTCTGCCTGCCCCCTGGTACGGCTTTGCCCGAATCAGCGAACAATTAGCCGATCCCGACTATTGCCGGGCCTTACGACAATCCGGTTGTGTCATGATCAAGTTGGGCGTGGAGTCTGGAGAGAACCAGGTTCTGGAAAGCATGGATAAAGGCGTCACCGTCGAGCTGACGGAACGGGTGCTGAACAGCCTCAAGCAGGCCGGCATCGCGACCTACGTCTATCTGCTGTTCGGCACGCCGAATGAAAATCTTGACGCTGCAGAAGCAACCCGCCAATTTATCTGCCGCAACCACGATGCCATCGGCTTTTTGAATCTGGCGATTTTCAACCTGCCGACCAACAGCCCGGATGCCCAACGTCTTGACCTACGCCCGTTTTATCAGGGGGATTTGAGCCTCTACAGTGACTTTGACCATCCCAAAGGCTGGAATCGAGGTGAGGTGCGCCGCTTCATCGACAAACGGATTAAAAAACAACCGCTCATTGCGGAGATTCTACGACGCGATCCGCCGCAGTTCACCTCCAACCATGCCGCGTATTTTTGTTCAAAGCAAGGGTGGTCCGACGGGCGCTAA